TTGCGGTCATAAAGAATATGCAGTTGAataaaagatttttgaaagttcAGTTTGTCGGCATGAACAATTCCGTTGCCTGATGCCAGATTTATTTGGTTTATGCTGGAAGGATCCGTTGGAAATTTGAATGCAGTGTTCGATGGAGGAGATGATAAGTCTAGGTTTTCTAACGAAGATATTGATCCCCCCAGACTCCGTTGCTTTTCGCCTAGGTCCACAGCGCTCAGGTAGGACTCCAAATTTAACACCTCTTCGTTTCGagcaattttgaaaggagGAGGCAAGCCATTGGAAGCGGGCAATTGGAATTTCAAGAGACCCGAAACCGGGGAGCTCGACGAGAGGGGCGACTCTGGTATGGAAGAGGGCGAACCATTGGCCACAGAATGATTAGAAAACTTGGGCTTGGGCATCATGTTGGGCGCGCCGGAAAGGTCCGTAGGGGAAGAATTAGAATTAATTGGAGATGAAAGTGTCACAACAGGGGCCTTGACACAATCGGGAGCAAACTCTTTGAACCCCGCGAATCCAGACTCGAGAATATAGACGGAGGGCCTAGCCTCAACAGTCGCCCATTTGGGGCTCTGGACAAACTTGGATGCCATGCCGTGGCAGCCCACGCTAAAGCCAGAGTCGATCTGTTGCGCTGTGTTGTCGAATATGACAATTTTGAGGTCGCTGCAGTCCTCAGGGTCCATGACTCGAGGCTTGACTATCTGGCGCACGTCCTCCGGCAGGTTGTCCACGAGCCGCTCGAGCGTGAAAGTCTTGCGTCTCAGCAGCGTGGACGGCAGGCATACGTGCAATGCGTTCTGGATCGTGGCCCTGCAAAAGTCCACAAAGGGGCGCACGTCCAGGACCAGCAACTTCTCGGCGGGCTCGCTGTCCAGCAAAGAAACCAGCTCCACAGCGGCCATGCTTTGTGCGCCCTCGGGCAGCGGCAGGCGCATCTCTTTGGCCTTGAAAGATGGCAGCGAAGGGTTACTATTGGATCGCATCAGAAAGGGCAGCGTTTGCGGGCTCTGGGACCCGGCAGACCCCGCAGAGTTTACCGAGCTCGGCGAACCCACAGGCCTGGCGCTACCAATCGCGCCTACAGGCCCCAGGGCACCTGCAGGGCCCGGCATCGTGCGTCCAATAGCGAGCGCCGAAATCGCCCGCCTGTGCGGCCGCGCCGGCGGAAATGCCGCCACTTTCGATCCCGGCTCTCCAACTAGCGTCGAGCTCGACGACACCACTGAGCTCGCGTCTGACACCGCCGCGCACCCCGCCTCCAGTTCTGCCTGGTCACTACTCCACCGGCTTTCCATAGGTTAAAGCCTGCTGAGAAATCAGAATTTCACCAAGTCAAAGCCACAAAAAAACAGGCGCACTATCTGCGACTACCTATACCGCACTTAAGGCTCCGATCTAACGTCTATCAGTCAACTTGCTTCCTTTAAGCGAGGTTGATGGCGAGTTCTCTCGATGACctactttttcaaatatatTTTTTCACTCTTGCTTTTTCCCACTATACACCTATCTTGACCAGCTAGTAGTACCTCACCTAGGAAAGCGTCAAATGCACTCCAAAGTGATAGACACGGGATCAGGCTAACAATCGCGTGCTTACCTTTCCAGTAGCGCGATGTTCCACCGCTCTCAAGAAACCTACTCCACTCTTGCGATCGTCTTGGTCAGGTCCGTGGCTTATATTGACTTCCATGTTCCTACGGGCGGATTTTTATGGGCCGTCACATGCCTCTTTGCCTGCAGAGCACGTCCAGCCGTGTGGCAAGAAGTCGCTTGGGCGGGTCCAGGCCCATGGTGACGAAACGAGGCTACCGGGAATTTTACGCTTACGCCTAGACACGCCCGATGCACGAATCCGTTGCTCGAGGAAACCGAGAAGCCCTAAAGTTAGCATCAGCGAAAAAATAGGGCACGAGTCGTGACTCGAATCGAGGACAACCGGCGGTAATCGAAAAGGAGACAGCTCGCACAGCCGCGCCACAGAGGTTACCAGAGCTGAGCGCGACTATGCAAAAAGAGTGGGGTAGTCATGAGGGTAAAATCACGAGACCAGGTCCAGGAGCATGTGACTTGATTGTTACCCCGCCACTAATATAGCTTAAAACACACGGCgaaatttcttggaaggctcATCTCTGCTCGTCCCGGTCAAACACGAAGAAGTACTTTTCCGTAGCGATGTTTTCCCGCGTTTTGGTTCGTTCTGCTGCCGTCGCTGCACGCTCCGCGCGTACTGCCCGCTGCGCTCCTATGTTGCGTAGCGTAAACCTGCAAGCTGCAAGTCTCAGACCTCTGCACTTCTCGGCCGTGCGTCTTAACAAGCAATGCCAGAAGGTGGCACAGGTGCTGGAAAGCGAGGTTGCACTGGAGGTCGAGGAAGACGTCCAGGACCTGCCCGAGTCCCTGCAGTCGTTCTTCGACAAAACCGGGTTCTCTGCCGTGGCGTCGCCCGGCAAGAACATGGCGGAGATCACCAGCAAGACCGCCCGCGGCGAGACTGTGCACGTGTTCTTCGACGTCGCACAGGTGTCTAACCTGCCCCTGGAGTCTGCGGAGCTCGACGGCGAGGCTGCCGCGCCTTCggaggaggaagagttcGACGGCATGGCCGACAACTTCGCAAACGTCAACGTCGTGGTCGTCAAGGACTCAGACCAGTCCGCGGTCTCCTTTGAGCTGCTCATGAACCTGCAGGAGGGCACTTTCTTTGTCGACAGCGCGACACCCTACAGCAGCGCGAAGGCTGCCCTTGACGAGACCGCCGAATCAGAGGTCTCCCGTGAGCTTGTGTAC
Above is a genomic segment from Lachancea thermotolerans CBS 6340 chromosome A complete sequence containing:
- the MAM33 gene encoding Mam33p (similar to uniprot|P40513 Saccharomyces cerevisiae YIL070C MAM33 Acidic protein of the mitochondrial matrix involved in oxidative phosphorylation related to the human complement receptor gC1q-R), with the protein product MFSRVLVRSAAVAARSARTARCAPMLRSVNLQAASLRPLHFSAVRLNKQCQKVAQVLESEVALEVEEDVQDLPESLQSFFDKTGFSAVASPGKNMAEITSKTARGETVHVFFDVAQVSNLPLESAELDGEAAAPSEEEEFDGMADNFANVNVVVVKDSDQSAVSFELLMNLQEGTFFVDSATPYSSAKAALDETAESEVSRELVYHGPPFSNLDEELQESLEAYLESRGINEELATFIGTYSEFKENKEYINWLKNMKTFFN
- the PTP3 gene encoding tyrosine protein phosphatase PTP3 (some similarities with uniprot|P40048 Saccharomyces cerevisiae YER075C PTP3 Phosphotyrosine-specific protein phosphatase involved in the inactivation of mitogen-activated protein kinase (MAPK) during osmolarity sensing dephosporylates Hog1p MAPK and regulates its localization localized to the cytoplasm) — encoded protein: MESRWSSDQAELEAGCAAVSDASSVVSSSSTLVGEPGSKVAAFPPARPHRRAISALAIGRTMPGPAGALGPVGAIGSARPVGSPSSVNSAGSAGSQSPQTLPFLMRSNSNPSLPSFKAKEMRLPLPEGAQSMAAVELVSLLDSEPAEKLLVLDVRPFVDFCRATIQNALHVCLPSTLLRRKTFTLERLVDNLPEDVRQIVKPRVMDPEDCSDLKIVIFDNTAQQIDSGFSVGCHGMASKFVQSPKWATVEARPSVYILESGFAGFKEFAPDCVKAPVVTLSSPINSNSSPTDLSGAPNMMPKPKFSNHSVANGSPSSIPESPLSSSSPVSGLLKFQLPASNGLPPPFKIARNEEVLNLESYLSAVDLGEKQRSLGGSISSLENLDLSSPPSNTAFKFPTDPSSINQINLASGNGIVHADKLNFQKSFIQLHILYDRNMINSVVPRWFQDLAHEPKLEMISQFQKIDLLEKKRLSHCLSNACQPSRAQTASYAAANSCDTADLEHSNGFCPSRWLDEYDSDEEDQNICVSSGVELGTKNRYKDIFPYEHTRVVLKKTMPVYQHHYANEIFDTYINANYLTNPFVRLQTPPESDCLNVRYIATQAPLEATIHDFYTCILNNNVPLVLSLTDEFENGVEKCYKFWAEGNYDGIRIKLLQEHDLELPDVGPGVGPVTLRRIQIIYNENQTFETLQIQIKDWPDLGVMVNPRQILEMICLKNIVICQMFERRAYSHDHFPTILVHCSAGCGRTGTLCTLDTVLSNMSKFDSLKEEWIGRRDATEYNPWSPRSAACLNSKLFDPVIITINKFRKQRISMVQNVNQYLFIYDCLLSFFDMRLKEKAFLAHTSNPFRKTGKGLEIIESFLGSKTREAGL